A segment of the Aureliella helgolandensis genome:
AGTAGGGCTTGTCCCAGAGTGTTATTGATTTTGTGGGCACCGGTGTGATTCAAATCTTCTCGCTTGAACCAGATTTGAGCCCCCCCCATCGCCGCGCTCAGCCGCTTGGCATGGTAGAGCGGGGAAGGACGTCCAACAAACGACTTCAGCAGCTGGTCGAGCTCGGCCTGAAAAGCGGGATCCGCCTTGGCTGACGCATACTCAGTGGACAATTCATCCAAGGCGCGAGTGAGTGTTTCGGGAACATAGCGCCCGCCAAAATCTCCAAACCGGCCTCCGGCATCGGGCAGACTGGAGCTCAAAGTGGGCTGCTTTTCAACACGACTCATAAATTTCTACTTTTCGACAAACCTGTTAGCATTCGGCCGAGCGCATCGCCACCACTAAGACTTAGCGGTCAGCGCGTCGGACACCGTTTCCCGGACCACAACTGTCGGAACATGGGCCCTCAGAGCATTGATTGTCGATCCCTACGCCAAACCGGTCAAGTGAGTCCCGGTCAAGTGAACAAATTGGCCTACCACGTGTCCTAAGTTGCGACAGCACAGGCGCCCCCCCGCATGGAGGTGTGATTTTCATCAGATCTTAGGCATTTTGTTTTGCATTCGGGGCGGTCGAGGCGGCAAAATGAGATCCTCAAGAGCTTCAGCGGAGCTCTCGTTGGCTTGGGCGTATCAATCCGGCTACAATCAACAACCTAGGCCAGTTCCGCTGAGGCAGACTATCCAAGTCCTTGTCGCCCCGTTTGCATGCGTGCATCCGAGTCGACCAAGACTCTGCTTGCCTCTTTTACCACGACCTTAAAATCGAGGATAGAACGGATGACGGAAGGTTCTGCGCTGGGATGCAGCGTATTGGTGCTCAACCGATTCTACATGGCTATTCGCGTAGTGAATGTGCGACGCGCGCTCACGCTGCTGTATCGCAATTGCGCGGAGGTCATCACCATCGAAGAGAGTAGCTATACCAATTACAATTTCGATGCTTGGTGTGAGGTCAGCCAGTTGCTGGCCCTCGAAAAACAGCCTGAGGAAGACTATATCCAAGCCGTAGGGTTTGAATTGCAAGTCCCCCGGATTGTACGGTTGACCCGCTACGACAAAGTGCCACGTTCCTCGGTTCGCTTCAATCGCAAGAACCTATTCTCACGCGACAACCACTGTTGCCAGTATTGCGGACAGGTGCGTCCCACCAACCAACTGAGCCTCGATCATGTGGTGCCGCGTTCCCACGGTGGTAAGACGACCTGGGAGAATATTGTCTGCAGTTGCTTGCAATGCAATTCGCGAAAAGGGGGCCGGACACCGACGGAAGCTGGGATGAAACTGCTATCGGTTCCCGAGAAACCGCGTAGCAATCCCTCGATGGCGCTGCCCTTGCAAGACCCACGCTATTCCAGCTGGAGAACTTTTGTGCCTAGCACGGGTGGCAACGTCGCAGCGCGTTGACGCGAGTGGCACACGAGTGGCACACGAGGCGTCTGCAACGAAAATGCGACGCCAACCAAACGACAACACCATTCAGCCACCTCCCCTCGGGCTCTGGCTAGGACGGTAGTGTCCACGAGGCTCTGTGTCTTCGAGCCAATGACTCAACCACGCCCGTTTCAACAGACAGTGAGCTCCCAGGCTGTGCCTGAGGAGCAGAAAAATGGGTGTGGGGGAATGCACGCCTGCTAGCGGCCACCGGCAGGCGTCCCCTACACTCCTATTTTTTAAGCGAGTTAAAGCACTTCGTTCAGTATGGTTAGCATTCTTGGAATCTCCGCGTTCTACCACGACTCTGCGGCCGCGTTGATCGTTGATGGGGTGATCGTTGCAGCCGCCCAGGAGGAGCGTTTTTCGCGCCGCAAGCACGACGCGCGTTTCCCGACGCAAGCCGTCGCCTTCTGCCTGGAAAAAGCTGGACTCCAAACCAACCAGCTCGACTACGTCGGCTTCTATGAAAAACCGATTACCAAATTCGAACGATTGCTCGAGACCTATCTAGCCTTTGCCCCGAGCGGCTATCGCTCCTTCCGGCAAGCCATGCCACAGTGGGTCCAAAAAAAACTCCACCACCCTCGTGAACTTCGCCAAGGGTTGCATGGAGAATACACCGGAAAGTTCGTCTTCACCGATCACCATCAATCCCACGCGGCTAGCGCCTTCTTCCCCTCCCCCTTCGAGCAGGCGGCCATCCTAACTCTAGATGGCGTTGGCGAATGGTCAACGACTTGCATCGGTCACGGCGCTGGCAGGAAGATCGAATTATCTGAGGAGCTACGTTTCCCGCATTCACTCGGGCTCCTCTACTCCGCATTCACCTACTACACCGGGTTTCGAGTCAACAGTGGTGAATACAAATTGATGGGCTTGGCACCGTACGGCCAGCCGGTGTATCGCGATCTGATTCTTGAGCACTTGATCGATTTGAAGCAAGACGGCTCCTTTCGCATGGACATGAGCTACTTCAACTACTGCCAAGGCTTGACCATGACATCTCCCAAGCTCCATCGCCTCCTGGGCGGACCTCCCCGATCGGCGGAATCCGAGATTACCCAACGCGAAATGGACCTCGCCGCTTCCGCCCAGGCTGTAGCCGAGGAAGTAGTGCTCCGCATTGCGCATTACGCGCACCTCCAGACACGATGCTCGAACCTTGTCCTGGCAGGCGGCGTGGCCTTGAACTGCGTCGCCAATGGAAGACTACTCCGCGAGGGGCCCTTCGAAGAGGTCTGGATTCAACCGGCGGCCGGCGACGCAGGTGGAGCTCTCGGCACCGCGCTCTTTATTAGCCATCAATTGCTGGAACAACCACGTGTGCCCCGCCCGCCCACGGCCCCCGCAGCCCCACCTTCACCCGCTGGCGCGAGCAGCGGTCCGGCGGAAGATCGCCCCCCGTCCACATCGCTGGCCCCGTCTAACCAAGCAGCCAGCCTGGCCTCCCGAACCGATCGCCAGCGAGGCTCTTTACTTGGGCAAAGCTTCAGTGAAAGTGAGATCTCCCAGGCACTCGACGCGCTGGGAGCCGTCTACACCCGCGTGGAGGATCCAGCCAAGTTGTGCGAGCGCGTTGCCAAGCTATTAGCAGAAGGGAATGTTGTGGGCTGGTTTCAAGGGCGAGCAGAATTTGGCCCACGCGCCCTCGGCAATCGAAGTATTTTGGGAGATGCGCGGAATCCAAAAATGCAATCGGTCATGAATTTGAAAATCAAGTTCCGCGAGTCGTTTCGCCCCTTTGCCCCCATTGTTTTGCGACAGTACGCCAGCCAGTACTTTGAACTGCGCCCCGATCAAGACTCACCCTACATGCTCCTGGTGGCTCCGATCCGTGATCAATGGCGGAACCCCTTAAACGAGGAACAGGAGTCTGCGTTCGGAATTGAAAAACTGAATGCTTGCCGCTCGCAGCTACCCGCCATTACACATGTCGATTATTCAGCGCGGATCCAGACGGTCGACAAGGCCCCCAACCCCCTGCTCCACCAACTGCTGAGCACGTTTCATGCACAGACCGGTTGCCCCGTCCTGATCAACACCAGCTTTAATGTACGCAGCGAACCCATTGTAAATTCTCCCACCGAGGCGTACCGTTGTTTCCAGTTGACCGATATGGACGCATTGGTCATCGGGCAACATCTAATGCTGCGGAACCAGCAATCCCAGTCAATCAGTCAATCGATGCGCGACCAATACCTCGCTCAATTCGAATTAGACTGAATTCCAACGAGCATCGATTTTTGCATCCCCAGCTTTTCTTAGGAGTCATCGACTATGGGCCCCAGCGATCCCCCGACCAATAACATTATTAAGATCTTGCTGGCAATCTTGTTGCCGCCCGTTGGCGTTTTCCTAGAGGTTGGTTTCGGTCTCCATTTTTGGCTGAACATCATCCTGACGCTTTGTGGCTGGGTGCCGGGCATTATTCACGCCGTGATTATCATCCTGAGTAAATAATTCCTAAGCAACCACCATCTCACGCCCAGGACCGAGGCAAACGGGCAACCTCCCCAATCGACTTGCCACGACTTAACCGAACGCCCCCCTGACGAAACGTCCAGTTCGATGCACTTGGTTGAAATCAATTGGAAACCCACCGTACGCCAACTGCGACAATTCGGTGGATTGTGCGCTATTGGCCTGCCCCTACTCGGTTGGTGGTGGGGCTGCTCAGTGAACGTACTGACTATTTTGATTGGCGTCGGCGTTGGGGTAGCCCTCCTAGCTTGGCTGATGCCACGCTCGATCGCGTCACTCTTCATCGGACTAACGCTCGTCACCATCCCCATGGGGTTCGTCGTAGGTGAACTCGCCATGCTATTGCTGTATGGACTCGCAATCCTCCCCATCGGGCTATGGTTTCGAATGCGAGGCCGCGATCGCCTGCAACTTCGCATCGATCGCCAATGCGAATCGTACTGGCAGCCTAAGAGAGCCCCGACTTCTCTCAAAAGCTACTATCGGCAATCGTGAAATTGACACTAAAGGATGGACCTTAAATGAACGATTCGAAACCTAAGCCTCCCAGCGAATTCGAGCGTTTGGAGGAGGAGCCGGAACTCTCGCTAGTCGCCGAATTCTGGATCTTCATCAAAGAAAACAAAGCTTGGTGGATGGTCCCCATCCTATTGGTATTGGGACTGATCGGTGCTCTCGTCGTCCTGGGGTCCACCGGTGCGGCACCATTCATCTACACCATATTCTGAGTCGCCGCTCTGGCGTGCTTGACGCAACTTCGGAGATGCACGAGTCGACGTCAATTTCCGCGACACTGAAAAGCATGGCGGCCAGATTCGGTAAGCAAGCAGTGGGCAGGCAAAATACGGGTAGGCAAAATACGGGCAGGCAAAGAGGTCACCGGAAGCTACCTCGACGGGCGAAACTACGAAATCGGCTCGCCCGACTGGAATCCTTGGCGGGCCGGGCGAGTTTAGCAATCGCCTGACTACCACAGCCACCAGGCGCCGGTAAGCATCACGTAGATCGCTAGCGCCAAATTGCTGACGCCATGGGCGACAATGCATTGCCACAAATCGCGTTTCCAATACATCAGCCCATTGATCAGCAGGCAGTAGACAGCCGCGGCTAGCCACTCGGGATGAGCCAAAGTGAACATCAATGTTACCGTGAGGCAAGAGGAAAGCGTATACTCCCCCAACGGTACCCGTTCCCATTCGGGATCGATGAGCCACCGCATCAAGAATCCACGCCAGAAGAGCTCTTCCGCAATGGGTACCACGATCGCAATGCCCAGCAACCGGAAAGCGATAAACGCCCACCGCCACGCTGGCGATTCGATCTCCTCGAAGGGGTTGTATCCCACTCTAGGTTGCGGCTTTAAGAACCCAGGTAGCCAGTCAGCCACCCATTGTTCGGGATGCAAATGACTGATAAAAATCCACAGCACAATCCCAAGAATCCCAACCACCAAAGCTGGCAGGATCCGCCAGTGTGGCGAAACAATTGGTTTGGCAGCGGCGGCTTCTACCCCCGCTTGGCTTGCCGCTCCAGGCCGCTGAGGCCTTAGCAAAAGCCAGGCCTGAGTAGCACCGATCAACAAGACCAGCAAAGAGTACGCCAGCGGATACCACTGCGTATCAAATCGAGCTACGAAACTAGTGCCGAGCAGATAGAGCACGAAGGTCAGGACGAAAGTCAGTGCCAATGCAACTTGCCAGTCATTAAAAGGTAAAAATCATCGATTCAGCTGGAGACTACTGGACTCGAAAAACTTGGACGCTGCGTGGGTCGAGGCCCGTGTCGACCTCTTCAACAACGGCGTCAGTGAGCCATTGCTCAGTATCGGCCCGCGTGGGCCAAGCACTGAATCCATAGTTCCCAGGGCTGCGATAGCGTTCGATCTCCTGCCAATTCACCACGACGTGCGTGACCTCCCCCTGCCGCAACGCCTTTAACTGCGATTCGGCAACTTGCCCCCGCAACCACTTCTCCCCTGGATTCTCATTGAAGCAGGTGGCGTACAGAATGGGAGCTTCGAAATCAAATGCCTTGGCCTCACCAATCAACAGCAGTTTCGACGCTTGTGGCTCCAAGTTGGCGTTGCACCAGACCGTTAGCGGACTCACCAGCCCGGGCTGGCTTTCGTCGCGGGCTTGCTGGTGCAACTCGGCCAACGGCACCAAGAAGCGATTGTCGATCTGACTAGCACCGGAGAGTGCCGTCAGAACACCATAAACCAAACCTCCCAGAACCACCGCAGTGGAGAGTGAAGCCGACACCCAGCGTCCAATGCAGACCGCACTCGAAGCGGCGAGCCCCGCCAACAGCGGGACAGCCGGCAACCAAAATCGATCAATGCGATGCGTCGCGAGCCACCATACGGCTAAGATCCATAACAAACTCAGCCACCAATAGCGCTGCCACACATCTGATGGCGAGCCGTCCTGCCTCTCCTGACGGAATGCGAACCAGTCGCGCCCCCTCCGCCAGCCAAAAACGATGGAACAAGCGGCTAAGAATATGACGGCCGGATTGACAAAGGGAGAGGCATAGGTCAATTGCGACAGCGAGTCGAGCAGCCGCCCTGGGGAGTACACATTCCTGGCGTTCGAACCGCCCGGTCGATGCGCTTCGCTCCATTGCAGTGCAGACGCTTCATCCAAACCACTACCACCGAACAGGCCATAGGCCAATGGATAAACAGGGTTGCCTGTCAATGTGGCATTTTTCAGGTACCAGGGCAGGCAGGTAAGGGCCAGACCGAGCAGGACGGCTGCCAGCCCCCACCCCCAAGTGCTCGCGGAGCGGAATTTCGCCAATTGATAAACCGCCACCAAGCCGAGTGGGATCACTGAAAAAACCAGCCCCGGATACTTGGTTGCCGCCGCCGCGCCAGCCAGGACACTCGCTATCAACAAAATGCGTCTGATCCTAAGGCCGTGAACCGATCTCGTCGCAGTATTGGCAGCCCCCCTGGGTATATCCAAACAGGACAAAACGACAATGACCGCCAAGCAGTAAGCCCCAAGGGCTCCATCGATCAGGCCAGAGAGCGCGACATGGACATGCCCAGGCACAGCGAGCAGCAACCCGGCTGCAGACCAACCAGCCCACCTGCCGCAATGCCGCGCGATAAAGCCCCCCAGCACCGCAGCGGCTAGCAACGAGTAGCTCGCGACAATGACTTTGCCAACAAGTGCCCCCCACCACCATCCCTCCTGGGCCCCCAGGAATTCGCGAGCAATCATCATGGCTGCCAACGTGTGCATCTCGACCCCGAGCGGCATATTGGCGTAGACATTGTGGGAGACGAAGTCGATTTTCCCAGCTTGATAGAATTCCTTGGGCGCCTGCATGTGATATTCAACCACATCGAACTCCCACGCTGGCAGACAACTCCCCCATAGATAAATTGCAGCGAGTAAGCACGTCGCCACTGGAACCAATCGCGCCAGCCAAACAACCGCTTGATGCCTCACTAGCCAAGCGTCGGAGTCACCGACAACGTCCTCCAGAGACCCGACGCTCCCTCCCGCCACCGCATGCGCATCGCCGGCGGCGCCTTGGGCCGCATCGCCAGAAGCGCGGCTCGGACCATCGGGTGGCACGGCAATCGACGGCGCAGCGAAACGCCCGAGCATGACAGGAAGCAACCAACACCCCACTCCCAACACACCAATGGAGATGGCCAGCGGTGCAATGTGGCCCAACGCTCCTGCCCATCCCACCAACAGCGTAGTCGTCGAGAGGAGCGCTAGCCCGACCAGCGCTGCAATAGCGAAGCTTTCTGGGCGTGAAATCCCC
Coding sequences within it:
- a CDS encoding carbamoyltransferase family protein; the protein is MVSILGISAFYHDSAAALIVDGVIVAAAQEERFSRRKHDARFPTQAVAFCLEKAGLQTNQLDYVGFYEKPITKFERLLETYLAFAPSGYRSFRQAMPQWVQKKLHHPRELRQGLHGEYTGKFVFTDHHQSHAASAFFPSPFEQAAILTLDGVGEWSTTCIGHGAGRKIELSEELRFPHSLGLLYSAFTYYTGFRVNSGEYKLMGLAPYGQPVYRDLILEHLIDLKQDGSFRMDMSYFNYCQGLTMTSPKLHRLLGGPPRSAESEITQREMDLAASAQAVAEEVVLRIAHYAHLQTRCSNLVLAGGVALNCVANGRLLREGPFEEVWIQPAAGDAGGALGTALFISHQLLEQPRVPRPPTAPAAPPSPAGASSGPAEDRPPSTSLAPSNQAASLASRTDRQRGSLLGQSFSESEISQALDALGAVYTRVEDPAKLCERVAKLLAEGNVVGWFQGRAEFGPRALGNRSILGDARNPKMQSVMNLKIKFRESFRPFAPIVLRQYASQYFELRPDQDSPYMLLVAPIRDQWRNPLNEEQESAFGIEKLNACRSQLPAITHVDYSARIQTVDKAPNPLLHQLLSTFHAQTGCPVLINTSFNVRSEPIVNSPTEAYRCFQLTDMDALVIGQHLMLRNQQSQSISQSMRDQYLAQFELD
- a CDS encoding YqaE/Pmp3 family membrane protein; the encoded protein is MGPSDPPTNNIIKILLAILLPPVGVFLEVGFGLHFWLNIILTLCGWVPGIIHAVIIILSK
- a CDS encoding CAAX prenyl protease-related protein; this translates as MALTFVLTFVLYLLGTSFVARFDTQWYPLAYSLLVLLIGATQAWLLLRPQRPGAASQAGVEAAAAKPIVSPHWRILPALVVGILGIVLWIFISHLHPEQWVADWLPGFLKPQPRVGYNPFEEIESPAWRWAFIAFRLLGIAIVVPIAEELFWRGFLMRWLIDPEWERVPLGEYTLSSCLTVTLMFTLAHPEWLAAAVYCLLINGLMYWKRDLWQCIVAHGVSNLALAIYVMLTGAWWLW
- a CDS encoding DUF5989 family protein, whose amino-acid sequence is MNDSKPKPPSEFERLEEEPELSLVAEFWIFIKENKAWWMVPILLVLGLIGALVVLGSTGAAPFIYTIF
- a CDS encoding HNH endonuclease, with product MTEGSALGCSVLVLNRFYMAIRVVNVRRALTLLYRNCAEVITIEESSYTNYNFDAWCEVSQLLALEKQPEEDYIQAVGFELQVPRIVRLTRYDKVPRSSVRFNRKNLFSRDNHCCQYCGQVRPTNQLSLDHVVPRSHGGKTTWENIVCSCLQCNSRKGGRTPTEAGMKLLSVPEKPRSNPSMALPLQDPRYSSWRTFVPSTGGNVAAR